GCTGCATGAAGAAGGTGACCGGCACCAGCAGCGCCACCGCCATGGTGGCGGACAGCCCCGGGACCGCGCCGACGAACAGGCCATAGAGCGAGGCCAGCACCATCACGAGGATGGTGTAAGGCTCGAAGACCATCGAGAAAGCCTGCCAGAGTGCTGCGGACATGGGTGGATGTCTCCGGTTACCAGGCGAAGGGCGTCAGGACGCCCCAGGGAAGCGGAACGCGCAACAGCTTGTAGAACGCGGCATGGATCACCAGCGTGGCAATCAGCGCAACCAGCAGCGCGCGGCCCGGCGGCACGCGCATGGCGAGCATCAGCGCCAGCAGCGAGATGGCCGCGGTCGGCAGGAAGCCCAGCCGCTCGGAAGCGAAGATGTAGAACAGCACCGCGCCGACGACCAGCGCGGCGGCCAGCACATGGCGCGGCGAAGCGGCCCAGTCGCCGAGCCGCACCCAGGCCATGGCGTGCCGCTCGCGCCAGCCCTTGGCCAGCAGCATGGCGCCGCAGACGCACAGCCCCACGGCAATCAGCCCCGGAAACAGCGCCGGCCCCACCTGCTGGCCCGGTATGCCGGGATAGCCCTGCACTACGGCAAGCACCACGATACCGAGCGCCAGCAGGATCGCGCCGAAGATCGCGTCGTTGAATTTCATTGCGCCGCACCTCCGCCGGGCGTGCGCGCACGCCGCCCGGCGTTCACTTGACGATACCCACGGCCTTCATGGTTGCGCCGAGTTCGGCGTCGGACTTGGCCATGTAGGCGGCGAAGTCGTCGGGGCCCGCATAGATCACGCCAAAGCCGCGCGATGCCATGAAGTCGGTGTACTCCTTGCTCGCCACCACTTTCTTGAGTGCGCCCGCGAGCTTGTCGCGCACGTCGGCCGGCAGGCCCTTGGGCGCGACGATGCCGCGCCAGGCCGCCATCGACCAGTCGCTGCCGATGGCCGCCTTGAGCGTGGGCACGTTGGGATAGAGGGCCGAGGGCTTGTCGCTCATGATCGCAAGGCTCTTGACCTTGCCCGCATCGATCAGCGAGCGCGCCTCGGGCAGCGAGACCGGCGCGATCTCGACACCGCCCGCCACCACGTCCTGCAGGCCCGGCGCCGCGCCATTGCTCGGCACCCAGGGCACGGCCGCGGGATCGATCTTCTGGTCGCGCAAGAGGCCCGCGATGGCCAGGTGCCAGATGCCGCCCTGCCCTGTGCCGGAGGCCTTGAGCTTGCCGGGGCTGGCCTTGATGGCCGCCAGCAGTTCGGCCACGGTCTTGTAGGGCGCGTCGGCGCGCACCTGGATGCCGGCCGGGTCGAGGTTGGCAAGGCCGATCGGCGTGTACGAGGCGCTGGTCAGCGGCGTCAGCCCCTGCCAGTGCATCATGCCGATCTCGACCGTGGCCATGCCGATGGTGTAGCCGTCGGGCGGCGCGGCGGCAATGGCCGCATGGCCCACCACGCCGTTGCCGCCGGTGCGGTTCACCACCGTCATCGGCTGGCCGAGCTCTTTTTCGAGCAGGCTTGCGATGATGCGCGCCGTGGCATCGGTGCCCCCACCCGCGCCCCAGGGAACGATCAGCGTGACGGGCCGGCTCGGGTAGGCCTGGGCAGCCGCGGGCGCCGCCGCCGCAAACATCGCGAGCCCTGCCGCGGCAGCTGCGGCATGGGCCACGAAAGAGCGGCGCGAAAAGAAGCCGGTTGAACGAACAACACGCATGGTTTTTGTCTCCTGGCGAAAGTCATTGGTATGACGATTGAACGGCAAGCAGGGGTTTTCTCACAGTTCGCTCGCCGGAGACATTAGGGTGAACCATCGTGCGCCGCGCGAGGCGGCGTCTTTTCGCTACTGCATAAACCAGCCGTGGCTCACCACCAGCGACTGGCCGGTCAGCGCATTGGTCGGAAAGGCCGCGAACAGCAGCGCCACGCGCGCCACGTCGTCGGTGGTGGTGAATTCGCCATCGACCGTCTCCTTCAGCATCACGTTCTTGATGACCTGTTCCTCGGTGATGCCGAGCGTCTTCGCCTGCTCGGGAATCTGCTTTTCGACCAGCGGCGTGCGCACGAAGCCCGGGCAGATCACGTTGGCGCGCACGCCGTGCTTCGCGCCTTCCTTGGCGACCGTCTTGGCCAGGCCGATGAGCCCGTGCTTGGCGGTGACGTAGGGCGCCTTCAGCAGCGAAGCCTCCTTGGAGTGCACCGACCCCATGTAGATCACGCTGCCGCCGCGGCCCTGCGCATACATGTGCTTGAGGCAGGCCTTGGTGGTGAGAAAGGCGCCGTCGAGGTGGATCGCGAGCATCTTCTTCCAGTCGGCAAAACTGAACTCCTCGACCGGATGAACGATCTGCACGCCCGCGTTGCTGACCAGGATGTCGATGCCGCCGAAGGCCTTGGCAGCCTCTTCGACCGAGGCATCGACCTGCTCTTCGCTGGTCACGTCCACCGCCACGCCCATGGCTTGCGCGCCCGTCGCCTGGAGTTCGGCCGCAGTGGCGTCGGCGGCCTGCTTGTTGAGGTCGGCAATGACGACCTTGGCACCCTCGCGCGCAAACAGCATGGCAATCTCCTTGCCGATGCCGCTGGCCGAACCGGTGATGTAGGCGACCTTGTCCTTGAGTTGCATGGTGAATGTCCTTGAGGGTTGGAAAAAAAGAGATTGCAGGAATCAGTCGAGCGCAGCCCGCCTTCAGCGCGACAGCCCCGGACGCTTGACGCGCTCGACGCCGGGCTCGCCGAGGTCGAAGGTGGTCACGCCGTTCACGGTGGCGTCGCTGCGCAGTGTTTCGGGGTGCGCCAGCGTGCGCCGCATGTCGCGCGCGCCGGCCTCCCAATGCTCTTCGACGGCGGCGCGCGAGAACTCGTAGTCCTTCGATTCGACTTCGTAGGGCTTGTCGCGGTAGATCAGGTGGAAGATGTCGATCGGATGGTGCGTGAGCTCGGCCTGCACCGCGAGCACCGATGGATCGTTGCGCAGGTGCGCCGGCAGCTTGGAGATCAGGTCGGCGATGGCCTGCTGCAGGTTCAGGTTGGCGGCCAGCGCATCGGTGTTCATGCGGGTGCGGCTCGAATAGGTGATGTCCTTCTGCCGCTCCATCACGCCCGACAGCGTGCGCGGCATCTCGCCGCGTGCATTGAAAAGATCGACCTGCAGCACCACCAGCGGTTCGGAGCGCGGATGGATGTCGAGCACGTACTGCAGCGGCGTGTTCGAGACGATGCCGCCGTCCCAGTAGTCATCGCCGTCGATGCTGACCGGCGCAAACCCCGGCGGCAGCGCGCCGCTGGCCATGATGTGCTCGGGGCCGATGCGCTGGCGCGTGTTGTCGAAGTACACCGAGTTGCCGGTGCGCACATCGACCGCCCCCACGCTGAAGCGCGCCTCGCAGGCATTGATGCGGTCGAAGTCGACCAGGCGCTCGAGCGTGAGCCTGAGCGGCGCGGTGTCGTAGTAGCTCAGGAGCGGCGCCGCGGCGCCCATGAGCAGCGCAGGCGAATGGCGCGGCTCGAAGAAGCCCGGAATGCCCACCAGCATCGCCATGCTGGCGCTCCACTGGTTCTGCATCGCGCGGTCGCCCAGCCAGGCTGGCAGGCGCTGCGCCGGCCCGGAGGACACGAGGTGCCAGAACTCCCGCAGCCGGTCGATGCGCTTGTCGGGCGCATTGCCTGCGATCAGCGCCGCGTTGATGGCGCCGATGGAGACGCCGGCAATCCAGTGCGGCTGCAGGTCGGTCTCGCTGAGTGCGGCATACACGCCGGCCTGGTAGGCGCCGAGCGCGCCGCCGCCCTGCAGCACCAGCGCCTTGCGCGCGGCACGCATGTCTTCGCGGCGCTCCGCGAAAGTGTCGAGGGTCTTGCTGCGTGCGGCACGGGGCTTCTTCGTCGTCGTCATATGGCGTCATTTGACACCAGCCCCGCGACCGCAAGCTGACCGAGCGCCCTTACATCTTGGGCAGCATCTGTCCCCGGATTTCGCCGGCCGGATTGGCGGCGGTGTGGATGTTGGCGTACCACTTGCCTGCGATCAGGTCGGCCGCCTGCGCCGGCGTGAGCGTGGCCTGGCCCTCGATCGGGCTGGCCGCATTGGCAAAGGGCAGCACCACGCCGGC
This genomic window from Variovorax paradoxus contains:
- a CDS encoding tripartite tricarboxylate transporter TctB family protein, whose amino-acid sequence is MKFNDAIFGAILLALGIVVLAVVQGYPGIPGQQVGPALFPGLIAVGLCVCGAMLLAKGWRERHAMAWVRLGDWAASPRHVLAAALVVGAVLFYIFASERLGFLPTAAISLLALMLAMRVPPGRALLVALIATLVIHAAFYKLLRVPLPWGVLTPFAW
- a CDS encoding tripartite tricarboxylate transporter substrate binding protein, whose amino-acid sequence is MRVVRSTGFFSRRSFVAHAAAAAAGLAMFAAAAPAAAQAYPSRPVTLIVPWGAGGGTDATARIIASLLEKELGQPMTVVNRTGGNGVVGHAAIAAAPPDGYTIGMATVEIGMMHWQGLTPLTSASYTPIGLANLDPAGIQVRADAPYKTVAELLAAIKASPGKLKASGTGQGGIWHLAIAGLLRDQKIDPAAVPWVPSNGAAPGLQDVVAGGVEIAPVSLPEARSLIDAGKVKSLAIMSDKPSALYPNVPTLKAAIGSDWSMAAWRGIVAPKGLPADVRDKLAGALKKVVASKEYTDFMASRGFGVIYAGPDDFAAYMAKSDAELGATMKAVGIVK
- a CDS encoding 3-hydroxybutyrate dehydrogenase, which produces MQLKDKVAYITGSASGIGKEIAMLFAREGAKVVIADLNKQAADATAAELQATGAQAMGVAVDVTSEEQVDASVEEAAKAFGGIDILVSNAGVQIVHPVEEFSFADWKKMLAIHLDGAFLTTKACLKHMYAQGRGGSVIYMGSVHSKEASLLKAPYVTAKHGLIGLAKTVAKEGAKHGVRANVICPGFVRTPLVEKQIPEQAKTLGITEEQVIKNVMLKETVDGEFTTTDDVARVALLFAAFPTNALTGQSLVVSHGWFMQ
- a CDS encoding patatin-like phospholipase family protein; the encoded protein is MTTTKKPRAARSKTLDTFAERREDMRAARKALVLQGGGALGAYQAGVYAALSETDLQPHWIAGVSIGAINAALIAGNAPDKRIDRLREFWHLVSSGPAQRLPAWLGDRAMQNQWSASMAMLVGIPGFFEPRHSPALLMGAAAPLLSYYDTAPLRLTLERLVDFDRINACEARFSVGAVDVRTGNSVYFDNTRQRIGPEHIMASGALPPGFAPVSIDGDDYWDGGIVSNTPLQYVLDIHPRSEPLVVLQVDLFNARGEMPRTLSGVMERQKDITYSSRTRMNTDALAANLNLQQAIADLISKLPAHLRNDPSVLAVQAELTHHPIDIFHLIYRDKPYEVESKDYEFSRAAVEEHWEAGARDMRRTLAHPETLRSDATVNGVTTFDLGEPGVERVKRPGLSR